In a genomic window of Helianthus annuus cultivar XRQ/B chromosome 10, HanXRQr2.0-SUNRISE, whole genome shotgun sequence:
- the LOC110886252 gene encoding PHD finger protein ALFIN-LIKE 4, translated as MDGSQPYNPRTIEEVFRDFKSRRAGIIKALTTDVEEFYQRCDPEKENLCLYGLPNEQWEVTLPAEEVPPELPEPALGINFARDGMPEKDWLALVAVHGDAWLMAVAFYFGARFGFDKADRKRLFNMINDLPTIFEVVSGVAKKQVKDKSTVSNSSSKSKSNSKAKGSEPQSKYPKASTPKDDDEEGLDEEDEEEHGDTLCGSCGENYASDEFWICCDICERWFHGSCVKITPARAEHIKQYKCPACTNKRARP; from the exons ATGGACGGAAGTCAACCCTACAACCCTCGCACTATTGAAGAGGTTTTCAGAGATTTCAAGAGTCGAAGAGCTGGAATCATTAAAGCTCTTACTACTG ATGTTGAAGAGTTTTATCAGCGTTGCGACCCTG AAAAGGAAAACCTATGCCTGTATGGACTTCCTAACGAGCAGTGGGAAGTCACTTTGCCTGCCGAAGAAGTACCTCCAGAGCTTCCGGAACCCGCATTGGGAATCAACTTCGCTAGAGACGGCATGCCCGAGAAGGATTGGTTAGCTTTAGTTGCGGTTCATGGTGACGCGTGGCTTATGGCTGTTGCCTTCTATTTCGGGGCCAGATTTGGTTTCGACAAAGCTGATAG GAAACGTCTTTTTAACATGATAAATGATCTGCCAACAATTTTCGAAGTTGTGTCAGGGGTGGCTAAGAAGCAAGTGAAGGATAAGTCAACTGTTTCAAACAGCAGCAGCAAGTCAAAGTCAAACTCTAAG GCAAAAGGGTCTGAACCGCAATCCAAATATCCAAAAGCTTCAACACCAAAAGATGACGACGAAGAGGGTTTGGATGAAGAAGACGAGGAAGAACATGGGGACACATTATGCGGTTCATGTGGCGAGAATTATGCATCTGATGAGTTCTGGATCTGCTGCGATATTTGTGAGAGGTGGTTCCATGGATCATGTGTCAAGATAACACCAGCAAGAGCCGAACATATCAAGCAGTACAAATGTCCGGCGTGTACCAACAAAAGAGCACGCCCTTAA
- the LOC110883182 gene encoding glutathione S-transferase T3-like: MDPSWGASQFPFSGFQQTPNAFSQMSQLQQVQQYQALQQIMQRNTFEQLQSQSQPPVQLEDDDEEVVPESPPQEVTRKKKKGKGKMVEPETAQKPRAKGRQWTKVEEEALAMAYAKASTCPIVGNNQSGSSFWKKTTDRFNAIMEHGEARDVESVSGKWRKMIKVVNAFNQIYNQIYLSPPSGSNEQDILNLAIAKWDSQNSTPFPHFRAWNVIRKEQKWKPVPNEVATAKRTKTSESGSYSAGGSTARCQIDINDDPEDDEDVLPVHESERPPGRDKAKKEAAGKRKVSGSSGGGGSSGGRGEKAS; the protein is encoded by the exons ATGGATCCTTCGTGGGGGGCTTCGCAATTTCcgttttcgggtttccaacaaaCACCCAACGCCTTCTCACAAATGTCTCAACTACAACAAGTTCAACAATATCAAGCGCTCCAACAAATCATGCAACGCAACACGTTTGAACAACTCCAATCGCAATCGCAACCCCCGGTTCaacttgaagatgatgatgaagaagtcgtCCCCGAATCACCACCGCAAGAGGTCACGCGCAAAAAAAAGAAGGGGAAGGGAAAGATGGTTGAACCCGAAACCGCGCAAAAACCGAGAGCAAAGGGGAGGCAATGGACGAAAGTAGAAGAGGAGGCGCTAGCTATGGCGTATGCTAAGGCCTCTACTTGCCCGATAGTcg gaaacaaccaatcgGGTAGTAGTTTTTGGAAGAAGACAACGGATAGGTTTAACGCGATTATGGAGCATGGGGAGGCTCGTGATGTCGAATCCGTCTCGGGCAAGTGGCGAAAAATGATCAAGGTCGTCAACGCCTTTAATCAAATTTATAACCAAATTTACCTTTCGCCGCCAAGCGGGAGTAACGAGCAAGATATTCTTAACCTTGCTATCGCCAAGTGGGACTCCCAAAATTCAACGCCTTTCCCGCACTTCCGAGCATGGAACGTTATAAGGAAAGAACAAAAATGGAAGCCGGTTCCAAATGAGGTCGCAACGGCCAAACGCACTAAAACTTCCGAGTCCGGAAGCTATAGTGCGGGAGGCTCCACCGCTCGATGTCAAATCGACATAAACGACGACCCGGAAGATGACGAGGATGTGTTGCCCGTTCACGAGTCGGAACGTCCCCCCGGGAGGGACAAAGCAAAAAAAGAAGCGGCCGGAAAGCGAAAAGTGTCCGGCTCGAGTGGAGGTGGCGGCTCGAGTGGAGGTAGAGGCGAGAAGGCATCGTAA
- the LOC110883081 gene encoding uncharacterized protein LOC110883081: protein MAFVKSSTCPIIGNNQTGSSFWKATTDRFNTIMEHGPARDVESVSGKWRKMSKVINNFNGIYNQIYTSPPSGSNDEDILNLAIAKWDSQNSTSFPHFRAWNVVMKEQKWKPVPNEVATAKRTKTSESGSYSAGGSTAHCQIDINDDPEDDEDVLPVHESERPTGRDKAKKDAAGKRKGAGSSGGGGSSGGGGSKASSKMEDLINEFRSFKEFEAEKYTHMKTVSVDYARAEDFRIMRLDLDSVPEDEREVYRRMKEEEM, encoded by the exons ATGGCGTTTGTTAAGTCCTCTACTTGCCCGATAATCG gaAACAACCAAACGGGTAGTAGTTTTTGGAAGGCGACAACGGATAGATTTAACACGATTATGGAGCATGGTCCGGCTCGTGATGTCGAATCCGTCTCGGGCAAGTGGCGTAAAATGAGCAAGGTCATCAATAACTTTAACGGGATTTATAACCAAATTTACACTTCCCCTCCTAGCGGGAGTAACGACGAGGACATTCTTAACCTTGCTATCGCCAAGTGGGACTCTCAAAATTCAACGTCTTTCCCGCACTTCCGAGCATGGAACGTTGTAATGAAAGAACAAAAATGGAAGCCGGTTCCAAATGAGGTCGCAACGGCCAAACGGACTAAAACTTCCGAGTCCGGAAGTTATAGTGCGGGAGGCTCCACCGCTCATTGTCAAATCGACATAAACGACGACCCGGAAGATGACGAGGATGTGTTGCCCGTTCACGAGTCGGAACGTCCCACCGGGAGGGACAAAGCAAAAAAAGACGCGGCCGGAAAGCGAAAAGGGGCCGGCTCGAGTGGAGGTGGCGGCTCGAGTGGAGGTGGGGGCTCGAAGGCATCGTCGAAAATGGAGGACTTGATAAACGAATTCCGTTCGTTCAAAGAGTTCGAGGCCGAAAAATATACTCACATGAAAACCGTGTCGGTCGACTATGCTCGAGCGGAGGATTTTAGGATTATGAGGTTGGATCTCGACTCGGTTCCGGAGGATGAACGCGAGGTTTATCGGAGGATGAAAGAAGAG gaaatgtaa